The window AGGAAAATTTGGTTGGCTGGGTTAAGAATACCAGCGCAGGGGTTGAGATTATCGTTGAAGGAAAAGATGATGCAATTGCTCATTTTATTGACCGGCTAAGTAAGGAAGCACCGCCGCTTTCCAGGATTGATCAAATCGAAATTTCACCCGTTGCAGAAAATCACTTCACGAAATTTGAAATCATCGAATCGCAAGATATTGATTCTGCCTTTATTCCGATTTCCCCCGATATTTCGATCTGTACAGATTGTTTGCGTGAACTCTTTGACCCCCAAAACCGCAGGTACCTCTATCCATTTATCAACTGCACGAATTGCGGGCCGCGATTTACGATAACGAAAACGATCCCCTACGATCGCCCGAATACCACCATGGCAGGCTTTCCTCTGTGTCCGGATTGCGCTGCTGAATACCACGACCCGGAAGATCGACGCTTTCATGCACAACCGGTTGCTTGTGCAGTCTGCGGTCCACATTTAAGCCTGTTAATCAACGGGCAGCAAATCGCAGGTTCAGATAAAGATCTCATTCTGGCGGTTCAAAAGTTGCTCAAAGGAGGCTCTATCGTTGCGATCAAAGGTATTGGTGGCTTTCACCTTGCCTGTGATGCCCAAAATCCTCAGGCAGTTGCCACGCTACGCGAACGCAAACGCAGGGTAGATAAACCCTTTGCCTTGATGATGCCCGATCTGGAAATCATTGAACGACATTGTTTTCTAACCTCTGCAGATATTGAGTTATTAACCTCCAGAGAACGGCCGATCGTTTTATTGGCTAAAAAGCCAGCTTCCTCAATTGTACCCGCGACGGCTCCGCAACAGAATTCATTGGGCGTGATGTTACCATATAGCCCATTGCATTACCTGCTCTTCTACAACTTTGAGCAGCGAGCTTATCACGATTATCCCTTAGAAGCGATTGTTCTCACCAGTGGAAATCTCTCTGAAGAACCGATTGCTATCGATAATGATCAGGCGTTGACTCAGCTAGCTTCTCTTGCAGATGCCTTTTTACTTCACAACCGTCCGATTTACATCCGATGCGACGATTCAGTTGTTCGTTCAGTTTCGCTCCATAGAGAGCATCATCTTTACCCTATTCGGCGTTCGCGTGGCTATGCTCCCAATCCAGTTCGACTGCCATGGAAAGTTCCTCAAATCCTGGGGGTTGGGGCTGAATTAAAGAATACTTTTTGCCTTACCCGTGATGAATATGCCTTTCTCAGCCATCATATTGGCGATTTAGAGAATTTTGAAACATATCAATCTTTTGAAGAAGGGATTGAGCATTATCAACGATTATTTCGCATTCGACCGGAAGTCATAGCATACGATAAGCATCCAAATTATTTATCTACGCGGTATACGCTCGAACGCTTACAACAAGAGCGAATTCCTGGCATAGCCATTCAACACCATCACGCCCATATTGCCAGTTGTTTAGCCGATAATAGCTGGCAAAGAGATGAACCTGTCATCGGCGTTTCTTTCGATGGTACTGGATATGGCGATGATGGGGCAATTTGGGGTGGCGAAATTCTCATATCCTCTTATAGTTCTTATACAAGGGCTGCGCACTTGCAATATTTCCCTCTACCAGGTGGAGATCGTTCGATCCGCTTCCCGGCACGGATTGCCCTGGCTTATCTTGCTCATTTTGGGATAGAAACGTCTGAGAGCCTTCCTCCTCATCGAGCCCTCTGCGCCGACGAGCGTCAACTGCTATATTCTCAGCTAAAACATAAGATTAACCTGGTCAACACCTCCAGTATGGGGAGAGTATTTGATCTGGTTGCCTCCCTGATTGGAGTACGGCAGGCGATTAATTATGAAGCACAAGCGGCTATCGAATTGGAAGCGATTGCATCAAAAGAGGAAAATCATCCTTATCCTTTTGACATAAGTTTTGCTCAAAATGGATCTGGCTATCCGATCCAAATCAGTGTCGTCAAGACGATTCAATCGATTTTAGAGGATTTTTTAGGCGGTGTTTCACCGACGGTTATTTCAGGGCGTTTTCATCACACCGTGGCGGAAATAGTGCGGGAGGTTTGTCAGATAATTCGCGGGCAGACAGGAATCCGGTCTGTTGCCCTTAGCGGTGGAGTATGGCAAAATATAACTTTATTGGAACAGGCTTTCAATTTATTGAAAGAAGCTGGATTTGAAGTGTTAACCCATCGAGAAATTCCGGCAAACGATGGCGGTATCTCGTTAGGTCAGGTAGCAGTTGCAGCTAAAGTGTTTGAATGATCAATTTAACGGGAGAGTGCAAGATGTGTTTAGGTGTGCCAGGAAAAATTGTGGAGATTTATGAAGCCAATGGACTTGCTATGGGCAAGATTGATTTTGGCGGTGTTCTACGTGAGGCTTGTCTCACTTATGTGCCTGAAGCAAAGGTGGGCGATTATGTGCTTGTGCATGTCGGTTTTGCATTGAATGTTATCAGTGAAGAAGAGGCAAATGAAACACTTGCCTTACTAAATGAAATCGTCAATCTGGAAGAGGAACTACCTACGCAGGACTAGCGCATGGATACAAAACTTCGTTACGGCTTTCGAGATACCAAACTCGTTCAGGCAAAGGTTCGGCAGATTCAAAAACTGGTAACCCGTCCATGGGCAATTATGGAAATTTGTGGTGGGCAAACTCATTCAATAAAGAAGTTCGGTCTCGACCAGTTATTGCCACCCGAAATAGAGTTTATTCATGGACCGGGTTGCCCGGTGTGCGTAACGTCTTTAGAGTTGATTGATAAAGCGCTTCAGATTGCCGCCTTGCCAAATGTCATCTTCACTTCTTATGGCGATATGCTCCGCGTACCTGGTTCAAAGGGCGATTTGTTTAGCGTAAAGGCAAATGGTGGAGATGTACGTGTTGTCTATTCTCCATTGGATAGCTTAAAGATCGCTCAGGAGAACCCCAGGAAAGAGGTGGTCTTTTTTGCCATTGGGTTCGAAACAACTGCGCCCGCTAATGCGATGAGTGTATTGCAAGCCGAAGCAATGAGGATAGATAATTTCAGCTTGCTGGTTTCCCATGTCTGTGTTCCACCAGCCATGCGCGCTATTCTCAACTCCCCGAGCAATCGGGTGCAAGGATTTCTGGCAGCAGGACATGTCTGTACCGTGATGGGTTATTGGGAGTACATCCCTATTGCAGAAGAATATCGCGTTCCGATTGTTGTTACAGGCTTTGAACCTTTAGACATTTTGGAGGGAGTTTATCGTGTGGTTCGCCAGCTCGAAGGCGGAACTCACGAAGTAGAAAATGCTTATTCGCGATTGGTTACGTATGAAGGGAATCGGGCTGCCCAAAAGGTGATTCAGCAAGTTTTCGAGGTATGTGATCGAAAGTGGCGTGGAATCGGAACAATACCCAAAAGCGGTTGGAAGTTACGGGATGCATACCTGAAATTCGATGCTGAACATCGCTTTGATACTCAGGCAATCGAGACGCAAGAATCGCCTTTGTGCATAGCCGGATTGGTTTTACAGGGGCTCAAGAAGCCTTATGAGTGCTCTGCCTTCGGCACACTTTGTACTCCCCAAAATCCTCTGGGAGCAACCATGGTATCCTCAGAAGGCGCTTGTGCGGCTTATTATCTGTATTCACGGAATCTTGAATCTCCGAAAATGAACCATGTCTGACGAAAATCAACCCATTGATTTCCTGGGCGCGTACTGTCCCCTGCCTCTCACCCATTCCGAACAAATTGTCATCGGACATGGCAGTGGTGGAAGATTGACCTATGACCTCATTCAAAGCGTTTTTGCCACTCATTTAACCAATCCATTGCTTGAGCAGGGCGATGATGGTGTGGCACTACCTCCTATTGATCCTGAGTTTGAAATTGTCGTCAGCACCGATTCGCATGTGATTTCACCGATTTTTTTCCCAGGTGGTGACATCGGAAAGCTGGCGGTGTGTGGAACGGTAAATGACCTTGCGGTGATGGGAGCAAAACCCTTATATCTGACGGCGGGTTTTATCCTTGAGGAAGGTCTTCCAGTCGACGTGCTGGAGTTTATTGTTTCTTCGATGGCAAAGTCTGCTGAAGAAGCCGGGGTTGCGATTGTCGCTGGAGATACGAAGGTTGTCGAACGCGGTAAAGGGGATGGAATATTTATTAATACAAGTGGAGTCGGCATTCGTCCTAGATCCCTTCACATTAGTGGGCGCAATGCAAAGGTTGGCGATCGGATAATCTTGTCTGGTCCACTGGGTGAGCATGGTGTAGCTGTATTGCAGGCAAGAGGAGATTTGGGTTTTCTATCTGATCTACAAAGTGATGTTGCCCCGCTTAACCATCTGATCGCAGGCGCGCTGGAAGCGGGTATGCAAGATCGTGGCAATGCAATTCATACCATGCGAGATCCGACGCGTGGAGGCCTGGCAACTACCCTTAATGAAATAGCTCGTCAATCCAATGTCGGGATTGTCATCAATGAAGCTGAAATCCCGATTCAGGAAACGGTTATATCAGTTTGTGAGATGTTGGGTTTCGATCCGCTCTATATGGCAAACGAAGGCAAATGTGTGTTTATTGTTGACCCAGAGGGCACAGATCGGGTATTAAAAGCCATTCGGGCTGATAAATACGGTTCTAAAGCTAGGGTGATTGGCGAAGTCGTTTCTGACCATCCCCAAAAAGTGTTGCTTAAAACGATGATAGGCAGTACTCGTCTTGTTGATATGCTATCGGGCGAGTTGTTACCTCGTATTTGTTGATTTCATTTTTTACAAACGATCCAATATTGTTGATTACCGCGCTCTACAACAATTTCCTTTGCAACAGGTGAAAGGATATGTTGTACCTCGTCGCTTCGGTATAAGTGACTGCGCATAAGGAGCATTTTTTCTAACAGGGCAATCAGCTTGCCACCCCACTGTTCGATATCTGGTTCCTGGATGATTAACAACCCATCCATTTTGAGAACACGCAGGCATTCTCTCAGGGTGGTGTAGGCATCGAAAACATGATGCAGAGTGTCAATCAGGATTACCCTCTCGAAGCTATTGGATGGAAAGGGTAATTTTTCCGCCATACAGAGAATAAGGTTGATCTTCAATTTCTGGTTGGCAACTCTTAGCATGCCGAGACTGCCATCTACGAGGGTGATATCGGGTTGAATTCTGAGAAGTTCACGAGTTACCCTTCCTGTACCTCCCCCAACGTCCAATACTTTTCCTTCGCATGGGAATTGACCATGCTGGATCAGCAAATCAATATTCGAGTTCGGGATGATGATGTCGTATACGGGGGCAATCCAATCAAAGTGATCAAAGGAAAATTTAAATGGCATGGATGGTTTATCGAGAGATGATCGGAAAATAAGTTTTTTCTCTTAGGGGTTGATTTAATAAAGAAAAGTTGATGATCATCAAGTTCTTCTGACAGTCATTGTAGGTAACCAATGGTAAGGTTTCATTTAACTGTTTGCCATCCTGGTCAAAAACGCGTAGAGATAATTCGTTGTTCGAGTCGAAGGGTTTATCAGAGAGTTGAATTTCATATCCTCCCGGTCCAATGGGAATAGACATTCCGGAGAGCCCTAACCTCAAGAATGGATTGCCATTAAGTGCGCCGCTGATCTCCACAATCAGACCGTTCACGGGCTCACCCATACTGTTGAAAATTTGCCCGGCTACTCCTGACCACTTGCAGCCCAACTCTGGATGCAAGAAATTGACAAGGTAAACCGGGGATTGTGGTTGCACGTATATTAAGATTGCCTGGGGGGTTATTGTGGGGGTCAACTCTGGTGTTGGGGTCAGGTCGATTTCTGCACCAATAATCACCTCCTCACCCACCTCGTTAGGACTATCTAACGAAGGTGGTGGCGTTGGTGTCGATGATGGTGGTGCGGTAGTGATTAGAGGGGATAGGCTGGTTGGGGGTAGTATTTCTTCTTGGGGTGTACTTAGTTTTGGCAGGGAGATCTGGCAGGCTAGAGTTGATATTGTGATGAAGGTGATGCTTATTTTTGTGGGATTTATTTTTATTTTTTGCATTTTGTTGTCAATGGCTATGCGCATTAATAAATTGTTCTTACTCCGCCGTAGGGGATATAATCCTATCGGCAAATCAACTTAAGTGCAATTGTTTTTCCCAATACGTTATTGTGCCAAGCTCCTGAACAACCTTTGCCCCGCAAGCATTCCCTTGCAGACAGGCTTCGTACAGGTTTCTTCCATTCACAATTGCTGCGATTAAGCCAGCCGCAAACGCATCCCCTGCTCCCGTTGTATCAACCACTTCAACATTATTTTGTGTTGGGATCATGCCAACTTGCTCATCGCTATGAAGAAAACATCCATCTTTACCCGCCTTAATAATGACAGCTTTTGCTCCTGATTGGCGTAATTGTTGGGCACTTTCTTCGATGTCGTCTTTGCCGGTCAGTTTCGCAGCCTCATTGCGATTACAAAGAAAGATATCAATTTCGCTCATGCAAGGAAACAGGAATTCGGGCTTCCAATAACGCTTTGAGTTCACAACATCCAAGGTAACTATCCACCCTGACTGCCGGGCTCTTTTAAAGAAATCCTTCAAACGCTCATCCAAAAATCCCGGCAAGACAAAAAAACCTGCGATATGGAGCAATTTAATCTCCGTGTTATTAAATAACTCCTGTGGAAAATCGTTGATTGTCAAGAATCGATTGGCGCCAGGTGTATGAATAAAGCGAGGTTGGGCATCGTGATCAATCAGACCCACACTAATCGCAGTGTGAACGGAAGGTTCAGTTTTTACATAATCCAGATTCAGACGAAACTTCGACCAGGTTCTCCGTAGAATATCTGCCGCTATATCTTGTCCAATTTTACAGATTAATGCTGTAGGAATACCCAAAGCAGCCAGACCTACAGCTACATTCGATGCACATCCCCCAGGTGAGAGTACCGCTCGATCAAAGGACACCGATTCATAACGCGGTACATCGTCTACTGTTTGACAAAGAACATCCAAGGTAACATTGCCAAAGACAACCGCATTAACCATGCTTAAAAGTCTTCGTCATCATCAATCCACAGATCGTCTTCGTCTTCCAGTTCATCCCATTCGTCTTCGTCTATCAGTTCTTCTTCTTCATCCTCCCAGTCTTCTTCGACATCGAGATCGTCCGCCCGCTTGAAGGTCATACAGCCAACATCGGGATCGATCTCTATCGCTGCTGCACCGCAATAACCATCATCGAGAAAGACACAATCCAGATAATGACAGCGTATGCGTGGCATTTAGATACCTCCTGAAAGAAATTACCTACCCATTTAGCTTGCAAACGGCGATGCGGAATTATACCAGACTTGTGGTTTTGTCAAGATCATTTTATCCGGGTCTGACGCGGATTGCCTCAATTACGTTGGGCAAATTCTCTAAGCGATCGAGTAAACGACTTAATTCCGCAATATCATGCACTTCCAAAGTAATATTGATCATTGCCAGATTACGGCTTGTTTCCACTGCAATCGAAGACATATTGACCCCCTCATCCGCCACCAGCGTTGAAATATCTTTCATCAAACCGTTGCGATCATAGGCCGTGATCCGAATTGGGACTGGATAGGTGCTCTTTGGCTCTCCCCATGACACTTTGACCAGTCGCTCTCGATCCTGAATACGCATAATATTTGGGCAATCCTGTCGATGAATGGTTGCTCCTCGCCCTCTGGTGATATAGCCGATGATTTCATCGCCAGGAGCTGGATTGC is drawn from Anaerolineae bacterium and contains these coding sequences:
- a CDS encoding [NiFe] hydrogenase metallocenter assembly protein HypF, with translation MAGRYIRITGIVQGVGFRPFVYKLAHQENLVGWVKNTSAGVEIIVEGKDDAIAHFIDRLSKEAPPLSRIDQIEISPVAENHFTKFEIIESQDIDSAFIPISPDISICTDCLRELFDPQNRRYLYPFINCTNCGPRFTITKTIPYDRPNTTMAGFPLCPDCAAEYHDPEDRRFHAQPVACAVCGPHLSLLINGQQIAGSDKDLILAVQKLLKGGSIVAIKGIGGFHLACDAQNPQAVATLRERKRRVDKPFALMMPDLEIIERHCFLTSADIELLTSRERPIVLLAKKPASSIVPATAPQQNSLGVMLPYSPLHYLLFYNFEQRAYHDYPLEAIVLTSGNLSEEPIAIDNDQALTQLASLADAFLLHNRPIYIRCDDSVVRSVSLHREHHLYPIRRSRGYAPNPVRLPWKVPQILGVGAELKNTFCLTRDEYAFLSHHIGDLENFETYQSFEEGIEHYQRLFRIRPEVIAYDKHPNYLSTRYTLERLQQERIPGIAIQHHHAHIASCLADNSWQRDEPVIGVSFDGTGYGDDGAIWGGEILISSYSSYTRAAHLQYFPLPGGDRSIRFPARIALAYLAHFGIETSESLPPHRALCADERQLLYSQLKHKINLVNTSSMGRVFDLVASLIGVRQAINYEAQAAIELEAIASKEENHPYPFDISFAQNGSGYPIQISVVKTIQSILEDFLGGVSPTVISGRFHHTVAEIVREVCQIIRGQTGIRSVALSGGVWQNITLLEQAFNLLKEAGFEVLTHREIPANDGGISLGQVAVAAKVFE
- a CDS encoding [NiFe] hydrogenase metallocenter assembly protein HypC yields the protein MCLGVPGKIVEIYEANGLAMGKIDFGGVLREACLTYVPEAKVGDYVLVHVGFALNVISEEEANETLALLNEIVNLEEELPTQD
- a CDS encoding [NiFe] hydrogenase metallocenter assembly protein HypD, which produces MDTKLRYGFRDTKLVQAKVRQIQKLVTRPWAIMEICGGQTHSIKKFGLDQLLPPEIEFIHGPGCPVCVTSLELIDKALQIAALPNVIFTSYGDMLRVPGSKGDLFSVKANGGDVRVVYSPLDSLKIAQENPRKEVVFFAIGFETTAPANAMSVLQAEAMRIDNFSLLVSHVCVPPAMRAILNSPSNRVQGFLAAGHVCTVMGYWEYIPIAEEYRVPIVVTGFEPLDILEGVYRVVRQLEGGTHEVENAYSRLVTYEGNRAAQKVIQQVFEVCDRKWRGIGTIPKSGWKLRDAYLKFDAEHRFDTQAIETQESPLCIAGLVLQGLKKPYECSAFGTLCTPQNPLGATMVSSEGACAAYYLYSRNLESPKMNHV
- a CDS encoding [NiFe] hydrogenase metallocenter assembly protein HypE, which encodes MSDENQPIDFLGAYCPLPLTHSEQIVIGHGSGGRLTYDLIQSVFATHLTNPLLEQGDDGVALPPIDPEFEIVVSTDSHVISPIFFPGGDIGKLAVCGTVNDLAVMGAKPLYLTAGFILEEGLPVDVLEFIVSSMAKSAEEAGVAIVAGDTKVVERGKGDGIFINTSGVGIRPRSLHISGRNAKVGDRIILSGPLGEHGVAVLQARGDLGFLSDLQSDVAPLNHLIAGALEAGMQDRGNAIHTMRDPTRGGLATTLNEIARQSNVGIVINEAEIPIQETVISVCEMLGFDPLYMANEGKCVFIVDPEGTDRVLKAIRADKYGSKARVIGEVVSDHPQKVLLKTMIGSTRLVDMLSGELLPRIC
- a CDS encoding Methyltransferase NP3790A, whose translation is MDVGGGTGRVTRELLRIQPDITLVDGSLGMLRVANQKLKINLILCMAEKLPFPSNSFERVILIDTLHHVFDAYTTLRECLRVLKMDGLLIIQEPDIEQWGGKLIALLEKMLLMRSHLYRSDEVQHILSPVAKEIVVERGNQQYWIVCKK
- a CDS encoding Ribokinase yields the protein MVNAVVFGNVTLDVLCQTVDDVPRYESVSFDRAVLSPGGCASNVAVGLAALGIPTALICKIGQDIAADILRRTWSKFRLNLDYVKTEPSVHTAISVGLIDHDAQPRFIHTPGANRFLTINDFPQELFNNTEIKLLHIAGFFVLPGFLDERLKDFFKRARQSGWIVTLDVVNSKRYWKPEFLFPCMSEIDIFLCNRNEAAKLTGKDDIEESAQQLRQSGAKAVIIKAGKDGCFLHSDEQVGMIPTQNNVEVVDTTGAGDAFAAGLIAAIVNGRNLYEACLQGNACGAKVVQELGTITYWEKQLHLS